AATTAATTCCGAGCTATCAGGCGTGACACAACAGCCTCTCGGGCCTGACGGCGTGCTGATCGTTGGGAAATCAATGGGCTGTTGTCAGAAATCGCCCAGATTCACCGAATGAACTGATGAACTTGGGGTCGCCAGGGGGCGCCGGCGAGCGTCTTGAGGGCCTCCTGCAAGGGCATAGGCCCGAGCTCCCGGTGGGCCTCGGGCAGCGGGCGACTGGTTAGTACAGGCGTCGCCGACAGCTCCAGGAATTCGTATCCACTCGGCTCAAGCAGATGCTCCAGGGCATCCCCGACAGTCGTCACCTCCTGCGGGAACGTGACCTGGACGCTGGTCTTGAGCGGCTCCAGCTCCGCGTCGGTGGGGGCAGGGTCCATGCTGGAGTACCGCCCCACCTGTTCGGCGGCAATAGGTGATGCGGCCAGAGCCAGGATCGCGGTGGCGATGACCTTGCGCATGCGCCCTCCTGCTATCAGGTGTGCTATGACCCAGCGTGCCGCGTAGAGGGCGTGGCGTGGGGCAAAAACTCACCCCGCCGACATAAGAGTTTCGCGGAACATCCAAAAAGGGAAATGGGATGCGCAAATGGTGGCAAGGGAAGGGGGGTTGAACGGCACGGGGCCTACCCGAGGAAAAGAGCGGTGTTAGGTAGAATGAAAGGGTATCCGAAAAGGACCCGTGGTGCCCAAATACCCGCGGGTGGCACTGGTCATTGGACGGGTAGGTCTACCCGTGCCCCCATAGTCACGTCACGGGCGTTGGCCCTTTTTGGGTGAAGCTCAAGCGCAGCATCAACAGGAACTGGTGGACGGTAGCCATCCTCTCCTGGCCGCATAAAGTCAGTGCCGACCACCTCCCCGTCGGAAATCCAGGCAATCACCAAAGGCGCAGATACGTTATTCATGTGGAAGACAGGTTCAACATCGCGAGACCAAACAAACAGAATCTTGGTGGATTCGATTGTTTCTTTTGAAGCGCTCTGAAACCCTTGAGAGCGATGGCGCTGCTTTTTCGCGATAAGCACCGGAACCTTCTCACCGTTAATAATTATATTTCCCTCCGGCATGTTGAGCGGTGGTGATTGGCGACAAGCGAGTAGTGCGCCCAAAGAGATCGTGAAGGCGCATAGCAGAGCGAACAATTTTCGATTCGTGGAAAACTGGATCATCAAACCACGCGCGCAATCACGCCGCGTACCGCTCAAGCTGACTCACCGATCCGCCTCCCCTTTCTTCGCCCGGTGGATCACCTCGCGGACCTCGTGCTTCGCGTCGATCTCCTGGAGCGTGGCGAGCACGCGGCGGGCCTCCTCCCACTCTCGCTTGGCCTGATCGCTGTTCGGGTCCAGCTGGTAGTGGCGGCACCATCCGGCGTAGTCGCCACGGCTGACCGAGTTCTTGTCCATGGCCTCACCGTCCATGCTTGTCCAGTAGATCGGTGATAGCTTCATCCACAAGGCTCTCGACGGATCGATCCTGTTCGACGGCCAGTAGCTTCATCTGCTTGCGCAGCCCCGGCGTCACCCAAGCGGTGATCTGCTCTTTCTGCGCACGGCTTCGGGTGCGCGCCGCCTTCTCGACGACATTGCCATATCCGGTCGCCTCGCTGCGTAGCGCTTCGACGTTGAGCTTCTTACGTTTTGACATGCTTACTTGCTTACCTGCCTACCTGATGACCTGATTACAAGCCCAGCCGCTTACGCACCCACTTGTATAGCGCGCTGACTTCGGCGGCCGCTTTACCTTGTGGCTCATACCCAATCACGTCGCCGCCACCAATGAAGGCGTACTCATAAGCCACCCGGTCCCCGATGATCTTTGGTGCGACTTCGGCCCCCAGGGCTTCAACGGCGGAGCGCGCTTCCCAATGCACAGCGCCACGGGTTCGACACTGCGTGAGCACCACCACAGGCGAGATACCGGCCATGCCGCAGAGTTGGAGCGTGTTCTGGACGGCGCGGAGGTCGATCAGAGAAGGGGTCACGGGCACCAAGACGAGATCGGCGAGCGTTGCAGCGGTCACGGCTGGCTGGTCTGTATGAGGCGCCGTGTCAATGATGCAAAGGTCTGTTGCCTCGCGGGCCCTGCGAAGCACGCGCTCCAGTGCCGCTGCCTGCGTCGATACAGCGGGCGGGTCGTCGCCTCGATCATCGGCCCAGGCTACGGCACTGGCCTGTGGGTCTACATCCACCAGGACCACCTCTTTCTCATCCTGGCGGGCGGCGGCGGCGAGATTGGTGGCGAGAGTCGTCTTCCCGGTCCCGCCCTTTTGGCTTACAAGTGTGATGACTTTCATGTTTTCACTGTAGCATGTACACCCGTCTACCTGCCTACCTGTGAACCTGTAAGCATGTGAGCACGGCGAAGCGATGTGCGGGCACCGTGTACCCACGGTAAGCGGAAAGGGTCTAAACTGTCCCAAGCCTCGGTACCCCCGGCCAGGGCCACTGGTCGGGGGGTTCTCGTTTCAGCCCTCCTGCGCTTACGCCCACCACCGTTGCCACTCGCCGTCATGCCACTGCTCGAGGTGTACGGGTAATCCCCGCTTCTCCCGTTCTTGAGCCAGCCGGACAAACGCACGGCCTAGCCGGCGGTGTCGGGACTAAATCTCCCGATGGGTTACGACTCGATACCGATACACCGGGGGCCTCTGGCGCGTTGCGTTACCCATGCTCCACCCCCTGAGTGCCGGTGAGCTCGCGGGAGTGGCGAGGGTACACGGCCACTCCCACGCGGGGCACAACGCCGGCACCTGGTCACGATGCGGACGCTCGAGCGTTATTGGTGGCGGCGCAGGACTCAGTAGCGTGGCTGCGCCGATAACTGTCCCAGTTAAACTCGAAGGCGGTACCGTCTTCGAGGAGCCGGTCTATTACGCGCTCGCCTAGAGTCCGCGTCAGGTCCTGGTATCCGAGGTTTGAGATCAAGATGGTCGGGCGCATGTCCGCGTACCGCCGGTTGAAAATCTCAAACAGCACCATGCGCTCATGCTCGGAGCCGGTCTGAACCCCCACTTCGTCGAGGACCAGGAGCGGCACCCCACCGAGGTAATCCAGTATTTCGCTCTCACTTTTGTCGCTGTCTGGGTCGTATGTGCGCCGCACTTGGCGCACCGCGTCCGATACGCTGCTGGTATAAAGCGCTTGGTATCCATGTCGCTGTATCACGTCGCGGACGATGGCGCACGCCAGGTGCGTCTTGCCGTTACCGACCGCGCCGGAGAGTACGAGGTTCGTCCCCGCTTCTAACCGCGAGGGAAAGGTCTCGGCATAGCGCCTGCAACAGTCACGTATCCGGCGCGCATGTTCTGTTACTGGCTCGAAGCTCTCGAAATCCGCGGAGCGGTAGCGCCGAGGCACGCCAGCGCGCTTTAGCATCACGAGAGCCCTGTGCTCCCGCTGTCGCGCGCGTTCCTCGCGCCGCTGGCGCTCTTTGTCGGCCTCCAAGCACCGGGGGCAGTGCCCCCCTACCCACCGCCCGCCTACGAGCGCATACACGGCCGTGTATGGCCCGTGTGTGGGGCAGTGCTCCTCGCAAGCTGCGTGCCGCT
This DNA window, taken from Halorhodospira halophila, encodes the following:
- a CDS encoding DUF192 domain-containing protein, whose amino-acid sequence is MIQFSTNRKLFALLCAFTISLGALLACRQSPPLNMPEGNIIINGEKVPVLIAKKQRHRSQGFQSASKETIESTKILFVWSRDVEPVFHMNNVSAPLVIAWISDGEVVGTDFMRPGEDGYRPPVPVDAALELHPKRANARDVTMGARVDLPVQ
- a CDS encoding ribbon-helix-helix domain-containing protein — encoded protein: MSKRKKLNVEALRSEATGYGNVVEKAARTRSRAQKEQITAWVTPGLRKQMKLLAVEQDRSVESLVDEAITDLLDKHGR
- a CDS encoding AAA family ATPase → MKVITLVSQKGGTGKTTLATNLAAAARQDEKEVVLVDVDPQASAVAWADDRGDDPPAVSTQAAALERVLRRAREATDLCIIDTAPHTDQPAVTAATLADLVLVPVTPSLIDLRAVQNTLQLCGMAGISPVVVLTQCRTRGAVHWEARSAVEALGAEVAPKIIGDRVAYEYAFIGGGDVIGYEPQGKAAAEVSALYKWVRKRLGL
- a CDS encoding ATP-binding protein, translating into MKRIDQPLKHQERHAACEEHCPTHGPYTAVYALVGGRWVGGHCPRCLEADKERQRREERARQREHRALVMLKRAGVPRRYRSADFESFEPVTEHARRIRDCCRRYAETFPSRLEAGTNLVLSGAVGNGKTHLACAIVRDVIQRHGYQALYTSSVSDAVRQVRRTYDPDSDKSESEILDYLGGVPLLVLDEVGVQTGSEHERMVLFEIFNRRYADMRPTILISNLGYQDLTRTLGERVIDRLLEDGTAFEFNWDSYRRSHATESCAATNNARASAS